The Burkholderia lata genome contains a region encoding:
- a CDS encoding 16S rRNA (uracil(1498)-N(3))-methyltransferase produces MNEATTTAAVPRFFVDAALRADATLALPADVARHAQVLRLQPGDVLALFDGTGGQYRARLVEIDKRSALAQIDTFEPAEAEPPYRVTLAQGIAGGDKMDWVIEKAVELGVAAVVPLSTARGVVKLSGERADKRVAHWRGVVRASCEQCGRNRVPDVAPVAGFNAWLDTLPAAPADGELRLLLSPRASIPFTSLPDAPPAATVTLLIGPEGGLSPDEENAARARGFTALSLGPRVLRTETAGAAVLAALAARWGGW; encoded by the coding sequence ATGAACGAAGCCACCACCACCGCGGCCGTGCCGCGCTTTTTCGTCGACGCGGCACTGCGCGCCGACGCCACGCTCGCGTTGCCGGCCGATGTCGCGCGCCACGCGCAAGTGCTGCGCCTGCAGCCCGGCGACGTGCTCGCGCTGTTCGACGGCACCGGCGGCCAGTACCGCGCGCGGCTCGTCGAGATCGACAAGCGCAGCGCGCTCGCGCAGATCGACACGTTCGAACCGGCCGAAGCCGAGCCGCCCTATCGCGTGACGCTCGCGCAAGGCATCGCCGGCGGCGACAAGATGGACTGGGTGATCGAGAAGGCCGTCGAGCTCGGCGTGGCGGCGGTCGTACCGCTGTCGACCGCGCGCGGCGTCGTGAAGCTGTCCGGCGAGCGCGCGGACAAGCGCGTCGCGCACTGGCGCGGCGTCGTGCGCGCGTCGTGCGAACAATGCGGACGCAACCGCGTGCCCGACGTCGCACCGGTCGCCGGCTTCAACGCCTGGCTCGATACGCTGCCGGCCGCACCGGCCGACGGCGAGCTGCGGCTGCTGCTGTCGCCGCGCGCGAGCATCCCGTTCACGTCACTGCCCGACGCACCGCCTGCGGCAACCGTCACGCTGCTGATCGGACCGGAAGGCGGGCTGTCGCCCGACGAGGAAAACGCGGCTCGCGCTCGCGGATTCACCGCACTGTCGCTCGGGCCCCGCGTGCTGCGCACCGAGACGGCCGGCGCGGCCGTGCTCGCCGCGCTCGCGGCGCGCTGGGGCGGATGGTGA
- a CDS encoding VOC family protein, whose amino-acid sequence MTDPRPANVPWLTPYLAVRNARAAIDFFKAAFGFELRDVHDEDGAIMHVEMAYRGQLIVMFAPEGAFGSTALTPKSANATAPQSFYLYVDDVDATWQRALDAGAKSLSAPQDQFWGDRFAQIEDLDGYRWALGRRLDA is encoded by the coding sequence ATGACCGATCCACGTCCGGCCAACGTGCCTTGGTTGACGCCCTACCTGGCCGTACGCAACGCGCGCGCGGCCATCGATTTCTTCAAGGCCGCATTCGGCTTCGAGCTGCGCGACGTACACGACGAGGACGGCGCGATCATGCACGTCGAGATGGCCTACCGCGGCCAGCTGATCGTGATGTTCGCGCCCGAAGGTGCCTTCGGCTCGACCGCGCTCACGCCGAAAAGCGCGAACGCCACCGCGCCTCAGTCGTTCTATTTGTATGTCGACGACGTCGACGCCACCTGGCAGCGCGCGCTCGACGCGGGCGCGAAGTCGCTGAGCGCGCCGCAGGATCAGTTCTGGGGTGACCGGTTCGCACAGATCGAGGATCTCGACGGCTACCGATGGGCGCTCGGGCGCCGCCTAGACGCATGA
- the speE gene encoding polyamine aminopropyltransferase: MSTTLLFHPTPDAAYGFPNARRLARVASPHQQIEVWETPQLGRLFTLDGRPMTSVGDEYVYHECMTHPAALAHPAPRRALVLGGGDGGAARQLLKHACIERIVIAELDDEVVGMARRYLDDVHQGALDDPRVEVVIGDAAHFVESTVEHFDLVVFDLTPPDSPAAGLYTRAFYARLKRILTPCGAISMHLGSPVFHAARIAALLDDLRACFAVVDPLSAHVPLYGSQWLMAIASDTLDAAALFAHDIDERLAARRVQGLRYYDARLHASLFALPCALRDTLGVRR; this comes from the coding sequence GTGAGCACAACTCTTCTCTTTCACCCAACGCCCGACGCCGCGTACGGCTTCCCGAACGCGCGGCGGCTCGCGCGCGTCGCGTCCCCGCACCAGCAGATCGAAGTCTGGGAGACCCCGCAGCTCGGCCGCCTGTTTACGCTCGACGGCCGGCCGATGACGTCGGTTGGCGACGAGTACGTCTATCACGAGTGCATGACGCACCCGGCCGCGCTCGCGCATCCGGCGCCGCGCCGGGCGCTCGTGCTCGGCGGCGGCGACGGCGGCGCGGCGCGCCAGCTGCTCAAGCATGCATGCATCGAGCGGATCGTGATCGCGGAACTCGACGACGAGGTGGTCGGGATGGCACGCCGTTATCTCGACGACGTGCACCAGGGTGCGCTCGACGACCCGCGTGTCGAGGTCGTGATCGGCGACGCCGCACATTTCGTCGAGTCGACCGTCGAGCACTTCGATCTCGTCGTGTTCGACCTCACGCCGCCCGATTCGCCGGCGGCCGGCCTCTATACACGCGCGTTCTACGCGCGGCTCAAGCGGATCCTGACGCCGTGCGGCGCAATCTCGATGCACCTCGGCTCGCCGGTGTTCCACGCGGCGCGCATCGCCGCGCTGCTCGACGACCTGCGCGCGTGCTTCGCGGTCGTCGATCCGTTGTCCGCGCACGTGCCGCTCTACGGCTCGCAGTGGCTGATGGCGATCGCGAGCGACACGCTCGACGCCGCCGCACTGTTCGCACACGACATCGACGAACGGCTCGCGGCCCGCCGCGTCCAGGGCTTGCGCTACTACGACGCGCGGCTGCATGCGTCCCTCTTTGCCCTGCCGTGCGCGCTGCGCGATACACTGGGCGTTCGCCGCTGA
- the tkt gene encoding transketolase → MPPCPRFLDSFSGLDMTTSSPASTTLMANAIRALAMDAVQQANSGHPGMPMGMAEIGVALWSRHLKHNPTNPHWADRDRFVLSNGHGSMLLYSLLHLTGYDLPMEELKNFRQLHSKTPGHPEYGITPGVETTTGPLGQGLANAVGMALGEALMADEFNRDGAKIVDHHTYVFLGDGCLMEGISHEACSLAGTLKLNKLIALYDDNGISIDGDVVNWFHDDTPKRFEAYGWNVIPHVNGHDVDAVDAAIAKAKLSDKPTLICCKTVIGQGAATKAGGHDVHGAALGAEEIAKTREALGWTWAPFVIPQEVYAAWDAKEAGKRAETEWDATFAAYRAKFPAEAAEFERRMANQLPADWAEKAAAIIAGANERGETVATRKASQQAIEGLAAALPELLGGSADLTGSNLTNWKASKAVRANPEGPGVQLGNHINYGVREFGMSAAINGLALHGGHKPFGGTFLTFSDYSRNALRVAALMKVPSIFVFTHDSIGLGEDGPTHQSIEHVSSLRLIPNHDVWRPADTVETAVAWTHAIAADRPSSLIFSRQNLAFNPRTDAQIANIEKGGYVLKDWDEEIVARKIILIATGSEVELAMKAIEPLAQQGIAARVVSMPSTNVFDRQDAEYRERVLPHGVRRVAIEAGVTAFWHKYVGLEGGVVGIDTFGESAPAGVLFKYFGFTVEHVVETAKAVLA, encoded by the coding sequence ATGCCGCCGTGCCCCCGTTTCCTCGACTCGTTCTCCGGACTCGACATGACGACTTCGTCTCCCGCCTCCACCACCCTGATGGCCAACGCGATCCGTGCGCTCGCAATGGACGCCGTCCAGCAAGCGAACTCCGGCCACCCCGGCATGCCGATGGGCATGGCCGAAATCGGCGTCGCGCTCTGGTCGCGCCATCTGAAGCACAACCCGACGAACCCGCACTGGGCGGACCGCGACCGCTTCGTGCTGTCGAACGGCCATGGCTCGATGCTGCTGTACTCGCTGCTGCACCTGACCGGCTACGACCTGCCGATGGAAGAGCTGAAGAACTTCCGCCAGCTGCACTCGAAGACGCCGGGCCACCCGGAATACGGCATCACGCCGGGCGTCGAGACGACCACCGGCCCGCTCGGCCAGGGGCTCGCGAACGCGGTCGGCATGGCGCTCGGCGAAGCGCTGATGGCCGACGAGTTCAACCGCGACGGCGCGAAGATCGTCGATCACCACACGTACGTGTTCCTCGGCGACGGCTGCCTGATGGAAGGCATCTCGCACGAAGCCTGCTCGCTCGCCGGCACGCTGAAGCTGAACAAGCTGATCGCGCTGTACGACGACAACGGCATCTCGATCGACGGCGACGTCGTGAACTGGTTCCACGACGACACCCCGAAGCGTTTCGAAGCCTACGGCTGGAACGTGATCCCGCACGTGAACGGCCATGACGTCGACGCGGTCGACGCAGCCATCGCAAAGGCGAAGCTGTCGGACAAGCCGACGCTGATCTGCTGCAAGACGGTGATCGGCCAGGGCGCGGCGACCAAGGCCGGCGGCCACGACGTGCACGGCGCGGCGCTCGGCGCGGAAGAAATCGCGAAGACGCGCGAAGCGCTCGGCTGGACGTGGGCACCGTTCGTGATTCCGCAGGAAGTCTATGCGGCATGGGACGCGAAGGAAGCCGGCAAGCGCGCGGAAACCGAATGGGATGCGACGTTCGCTGCTTATCGCGCCAAGTTCCCGGCAGAAGCCGCTGAATTCGAGCGCCGGATGGCCAACCAGCTGCCGGCCGACTGGGCCGAAAAGGCTGCGGCGATCATCGCCGGCGCGAACGAGCGCGGCGAGACGGTGGCGACCCGCAAGGCGTCGCAGCAGGCGATCGAAGGCCTGGCTGCCGCGCTGCCCGAGCTGCTCGGCGGCTCGGCCGACCTGACCGGCTCGAACCTGACCAACTGGAAGGCGTCGAAGGCCGTCCGTGCGAATCCGGAAGGCCCGGGCGTCCAGCTGGGCAACCACATCAACTACGGCGTGCGCGAATTCGGCATGAGCGCCGCGATCAACGGCCTCGCGCTGCATGGCGGCCACAAGCCGTTCGGCGGCACGTTCCTGACGTTCTCCGACTACAGCCGCAACGCGCTGCGCGTGGCTGCGCTGATGAAGGTGCCGTCGATCTTCGTGTTCACGCACGATTCGATCGGCCTCGGCGAAGACGGCCCGACGCACCAGTCGATCGAGCACGTGTCGAGCCTGCGCCTGATCCCGAACCACGACGTGTGGCGCCCGGCCGACACGGTCGAGACGGCCGTCGCATGGACCCACGCGATCGCCGCCGACCGTCCGTCGAGCCTGATCTTCAGCCGCCAGAACCTCGCGTTCAACCCGCGTACCGATGCGCAGATCGCGAACATCGAGAAGGGCGGTTACGTGCTGAAGGACTGGGACGAAGAGATCGTCGCGCGCAAGATCATCCTGATCGCGACGGGCTCGGAAGTCGAACTCGCGATGAAGGCCATCGAGCCGCTCGCGCAGCAAGGTATCGCGGCACGTGTCGTGTCGATGCCGTCGACCAACGTGTTCGACCGCCAGGACGCCGAATACCGTGAACGCGTGCTGCCGCACGGCGTGCGCCGCGTCGCGATCGAAGCGGGCGTGACCGCCTTCTGGCACAAGTACGTCGGCCTCGAAGGCGGCGTCGTCGGGATCGACACGTTCGGTGAATCGGCGCCGGCCGGCGTGCTGTTCAAGTACTTCGGCTTCACCGTCGAGCACGTCGTCGAGACCGCCAAGGCCGTGCTGGCCTAA
- the gap gene encoding type I glyceraldehyde-3-phosphate dehydrogenase: protein MTIRVAINGYGRIGRNTLRAFYENGKKHDIEIVAINDLGDAKTNAHLTQYDTAHGKFPGEVSVDGDYLIVNGDRIRVLANRNPAELPWGELGVDIVMECTGFFTTKEKASAHLKGGAKKVIISAPGGKDVDATIVYGVNHDVLKAEHTVISNASCTTNCLAPLVKPLHDKIGLETGLMTTIHAYTNDQVLTDVYHEDLRRARSATHSQIPAKTGAASAVGLVLPELNGKLDGYAIRVPTINVSIVDLSFIAKRDTTVEEVNAIMKEASEGALKGILGYNTAPLVSIDFNHNPASSTFDSTLTKVSGRLVKVSSWYDNEWGFSNRMLDTAVAFANAK from the coding sequence ATGACGATTCGCGTCGCAATCAACGGCTACGGCCGTATCGGCCGCAACACGCTGCGCGCGTTCTACGAGAACGGCAAGAAGCATGACATCGAGATCGTCGCGATCAACGATCTGGGCGATGCGAAGACCAACGCGCACCTGACCCAGTACGACACCGCGCACGGCAAGTTCCCGGGCGAAGTGTCGGTCGACGGCGATTACCTCATCGTCAACGGCGACCGGATCCGCGTGCTGGCCAACCGCAACCCGGCCGAACTGCCGTGGGGCGAGCTCGGTGTCGACATCGTGATGGAGTGCACGGGCTTCTTCACGACCAAGGAAAAGGCGAGCGCGCACCTGAAGGGCGGCGCGAAGAAGGTGATCATTTCGGCGCCGGGCGGCAAGGACGTCGACGCCACGATCGTCTACGGCGTGAACCACGACGTGCTGAAGGCCGAGCACACCGTGATCTCGAACGCATCGTGCACGACGAACTGCCTCGCGCCGCTCGTCAAGCCGCTGCACGACAAGATCGGCCTCGAAACGGGCCTGATGACGACGATCCACGCTTACACCAACGACCAGGTGCTGACGGACGTCTATCACGAAGACCTGCGCCGCGCGCGTTCGGCCACGCACAGCCAGATCCCGGCCAAGACGGGTGCTGCTTCGGCGGTCGGCCTGGTGCTGCCGGAACTGAACGGCAAGCTCGACGGCTACGCAATTCGCGTCCCGACGATCAACGTGTCGATCGTCGACCTGTCGTTCATCGCGAAGCGCGACACGACGGTCGAGGAAGTCAACGCGATCATGAAGGAAGCATCGGAAGGCGCGCTGAAGGGCATCCTCGGCTACAACACCGCACCGCTGGTGTCGATCGACTTCAACCACAACCCGGCTTCGTCGACGTTCGACTCGACGCTGACCAAGGTGTCGGGCCGCCTCGTGAAGGTGTCGAGCTGGTACGACAACGAGTGGGGTTTCTCGAACCGCATGCTGGATACGGCTGTCGCATTCGCGAACGCGAAGTAA
- a CDS encoding LysR substrate-binding domain-containing protein, whose protein sequence is MELKQLRAFVTLAEELHFGRAAQRLFIVQPALSMQIKALEEELGARLFERDRHKVELSDTGRVFLPEARATLQQAARAEQMARLSSRGEIGTLRIAFVSSVLPVLLPAVLRTMRERYPLITLELKDLPTPDQIAALRDRRIDFGMIRLPAAYAGIDTRVVLEEGFVVALPLDHPLAAHDAISPAALRGQPAFVLARRYAPGFHDDMLLALSRAGTTLEIAQEFGEFTTMLALVAAGMGIGLIPAEAASALPPNVLARPLDLAGHRTGIGLAWTDLDSPLKRAFVAALEQVTAASSNNGGQ, encoded by the coding sequence ATGGAACTCAAGCAATTGCGCGCCTTCGTCACGCTCGCGGAAGAGCTGCATTTCGGGCGCGCCGCGCAGCGCCTGTTCATCGTGCAGCCCGCGCTGAGCATGCAGATCAAGGCGCTCGAGGAAGAACTCGGCGCGCGCCTGTTCGAGCGCGACCGGCACAAGGTCGAACTGAGCGATACGGGGCGCGTGTTCCTGCCCGAGGCGCGCGCCACGCTGCAGCAGGCCGCCCGCGCGGAACAGATGGCGCGGCTGTCGAGCCGCGGCGAGATCGGCACGCTGCGGATCGCGTTCGTGTCGTCGGTACTGCCCGTGCTGCTGCCGGCCGTGCTGCGCACGATGCGCGAGCGCTATCCGCTGATCACGCTCGAACTGAAGGACCTGCCGACGCCCGACCAGATCGCCGCGCTACGCGACCGGCGGATCGATTTCGGGATGATCCGGCTGCCGGCCGCGTATGCGGGCATCGACACGCGCGTGGTGCTCGAAGAAGGTTTCGTCGTCGCGCTGCCGCTCGACCACCCGCTCGCCGCGCACGATGCGATCTCGCCGGCCGCGCTGCGCGGCCAGCCCGCGTTCGTGCTCGCGCGCCGCTACGCGCCGGGCTTTCACGACGACATGCTGCTCGCGCTGAGCCGCGCGGGCACGACGCTCGAGATCGCGCAGGAGTTCGGGGAGTTCACGACGATGCTCGCGCTCGTCGCGGCGGGGATGGGCATCGGGCTGATTCCGGCGGAGGCCGCCAGCGCGCTGCCGCCGAACGTGCTCGCGCGGCCGCTCGACCTGGCCGGCCACCGAACGGGTATCGGCCTCGCGTGGACCGACCTCGACAGCCCGCTGAAGCGCGCGTTCGTCGCCGCACTCGAGCAGGTGACGGCAGCATCGAGCAACAACGGCGGGCAATAA
- a CDS encoding SDR family NAD(P)-dependent oxidoreductase, whose amino-acid sequence MTNALERFRLDGRRALITGSGRGIGLTLARGLAEAGAAIVINDRNEEKAATLVRHLREEGFTADYAVFDVAEHAQVRAAIDDFEARVGAIDILVNNAGIQRRAPLDAFEPDDWHALMRVNLDGVFNVAQAVARHMIARGRGKIINICSVQSELARPTIAPYAATKGAVRMLTKGMCADWARHGIQANGLAPGYFETELNRALVDDAAFSDWLCKRTPAGRWGRVDELCGAAIFLASAASDFVNGQTLFVDGGLTSAV is encoded by the coding sequence ATGACCAACGCGCTTGAACGGTTCCGCCTCGACGGCCGCCGCGCACTGATTACCGGTTCCGGACGCGGAATCGGGCTGACGCTTGCCCGTGGGCTGGCCGAAGCGGGGGCGGCGATCGTCATCAACGATCGCAATGAGGAGAAGGCCGCGACGCTCGTGCGGCATCTGCGCGAGGAAGGCTTCACGGCCGACTACGCGGTATTCGACGTCGCCGAGCACGCACAGGTGCGCGCGGCGATCGACGATTTCGAGGCGCGCGTCGGTGCGATCGACATCCTCGTGAACAACGCGGGCATCCAGCGCCGCGCACCGCTCGACGCGTTCGAACCCGATGACTGGCACGCGCTGATGCGCGTGAACCTCGACGGCGTGTTCAACGTCGCGCAGGCCGTTGCGCGGCACATGATCGCGCGCGGCCGCGGCAAGATCATCAACATCTGCTCGGTGCAGAGCGAGCTCGCGCGGCCGACGATCGCGCCGTACGCGGCGACCAAGGGCGCGGTGCGGATGCTGACGAAAGGGATGTGCGCCGACTGGGCACGCCACGGCATCCAGGCGAACGGCCTCGCGCCCGGCTATTTCGAAACCGAACTCAACCGCGCGCTGGTCGACGACGCAGCGTTCTCGGACTGGCTGTGCAAGCGCACGCCGGCCGGCCGCTGGGGGCGCGTCGACGAGCTGTGCGGCGCGGCGATCTTCCTCGCGTCGGCCGCGTCCGATTTCGTGAACGGCCAGACGCTGTTCGTCGACGGCGGCTTGACCAGCGCCGTTTAA
- a CDS encoding MFS transporter has translation MDRISPPPARHDAGSGAPGETVERRGVDTKQLNRAAWTCSLGSALEYYDFALYTLASALVFGPLFFPAQTAEMRLIASFGTYFVGFAVRPLGGVVFGILGDRIGRKFVLTATVLLMGIASTLIGVLPTFATAGYWAPALLILLRILQGLGAGAEQAGAAVLMTEYAPPGKRGFYASLPFLGIQLGTVLAAAVYFLLLANIDRVTDGWGWRVPFLFSAVIVAVGIYMRVRLHESPTFVRLEKRAQVLANPLKSAVQHSKRSLLIGIGLRMAENGGSSIYQALAVSYLAGVIGMKGPVGALALVCAATVGACTVPLAGWLSDRYGRVRVYRTFAWLQLALAFPVWWIFSHGNVVASVIAISVAQGFANWGMLGAQAALLPELFGARHRYMGVSFSREVSAVLAGGIAPLVGATIIATVIAMHGGDHTAGVRAWVPIAAYLVLLTLITLFTTSRMPETLNRDLDDPLDAAQAAPAPDADAIARHA, from the coding sequence ATGGATCGCATTTCCCCGCCGCCCGCGCGGCACGATGCAGGGTCCGGTGCGCCGGGCGAGACCGTCGAGCGCCGCGGCGTCGACACGAAGCAGCTCAACCGCGCGGCATGGACCTGCTCGCTCGGCAGCGCGCTCGAATACTACGATTTCGCGTTGTACACGCTCGCGTCGGCGCTGGTGTTCGGGCCGCTGTTCTTTCCCGCGCAGACCGCCGAGATGCGGCTGATCGCGAGCTTCGGCACCTACTTCGTCGGCTTCGCGGTGCGCCCGCTCGGCGGCGTCGTGTTCGGCATACTCGGCGACCGGATCGGCCGCAAGTTCGTGCTGACCGCGACGGTGCTGCTGATGGGCATCGCGAGCACGCTGATCGGCGTGTTGCCGACCTTCGCGACGGCCGGTTACTGGGCGCCCGCGCTGCTGATCCTGCTGCGCATCCTGCAGGGCCTCGGTGCCGGCGCGGAGCAGGCCGGCGCCGCGGTGCTGATGACCGAATACGCGCCGCCGGGCAAGCGCGGCTTCTATGCGTCGCTGCCGTTTCTCGGCATCCAGCTCGGCACGGTGCTCGCGGCGGCCGTCTATTTCCTGCTGCTCGCGAACATCGACCGCGTGACCGACGGCTGGGGCTGGCGCGTGCCGTTCCTGTTCAGCGCGGTGATCGTCGCAGTCGGGATCTACATGCGCGTGCGGCTGCACGAGTCGCCGACCTTCGTGCGGCTCGAGAAGCGTGCGCAGGTCCTGGCCAATCCGCTGAAAAGCGCCGTGCAGCATTCGAAGCGCTCGCTGCTGATCGGCATCGGCCTGCGGATGGCCGAGAACGGCGGCTCGTCGATTTACCAGGCGCTCGCGGTCAGCTATCTCGCCGGCGTGATCGGGATGAAGGGGCCGGTCGGTGCGCTCGCGCTGGTGTGCGCGGCGACCGTCGGCGCGTGCACGGTGCCGCTGGCCGGCTGGCTGAGCGACCGTTACGGCCGCGTGCGCGTGTATCGCACGTTCGCATGGCTGCAACTCGCGCTCGCCTTCCCGGTGTGGTGGATCTTCAGCCACGGCAACGTGGTCGCGAGCGTGATCGCGATCTCGGTCGCGCAGGGCTTCGCGAACTGGGGGATGCTCGGCGCGCAGGCCGCGCTGCTGCCCGAACTGTTCGGCGCGCGCCATCGCTACATGGGCGTGTCGTTCTCGCGCGAAGTGTCGGCGGTGCTCGCGGGCGGGATCGCGCCGCTCGTCGGTGCGACGATCATCGCAACCGTGATCGCCATGCACGGCGGCGACCACACGGCCGGCGTGCGCGCATGGGTGCCGATCGCCGCGTACCTGGTGCTGCTGACGCTGATCACGCTGTTCACGACGTCGCGGATGCCGGAAACGCTGAACCGCGATCTCGACGATCCGCTCGACGCGGCGCAGGCGGCACCGGCCCCGGACGCCGATGCGATCGCGCGGCACGC